GATCACCGCCTCGGCCGCGCTCAGCTTCAGCCGGCGCGCCACCTCCGCCATCGTCAGCCCTTCCGCCCAGCGACACTCTTCGCTCATGACCTGCGAGACGCGGATGCGCTCCCAGTCCTGGCGCGGGCGGCCTTTCAGCTCCGCGGCGGCGCGGCGCCGGACTTGCTCGTCTTGCAGGCGGTTCGCCGTTGGCTCCGCCCCGCCCTCCTGCGCCCACTCCGGCAGCAGCACGTAGAGTGCGGTGGCGGTCGCGGTGTAGGGATACTGGTCGGCGGTGACCTCCATGCCGTCTGCGCAGGCGGCGTCCAGCCGCTCGAGGCTGCGCTCAACTAATCCCCAGTTCGCCTCCCCGCACACCTTATGGTGCGAAAGCTGCACCGCGCATCCGGCGCGTCGGCCGACCTCGAGCGCCTCCTCCACTGCCTCGAGCAGCCGCGCGCCCTCGCTGCGCACGTGGGTCGCATAGAAGCCGCCCATCTCCGCCACCGGCCGGCACACCGCGGCCAGTTCCGCGGCATCGGCCGCGATGCCGGGCGGGTAGATCAATCCGCTCGACAGGCCGCACGCCCCCTGGCGCATCGCCGCCGTGACCAGCTCCTGCATGGTGCGAATCTCGGCCGGCGAGGCCGGCCGCCGGCGATATCCCATGGCCGCCGCGCGCAGGTTGCCATGCCCCGCCAGGCAGGCGAAGTTGAGCCCGATGCCGCGCTGCTCCAGCAAGTCCAGGAACTCCCCCAGCGTCTCCCAGGCGACTTTCATGTCGAATTCGGCCAGAGCCGCCTGCGCCTCGGCGCGCACCGTCTCGACCATCGGCCCGGGCGAGTCCCCGCAGTTGCCGCCGACCTCGGTCGTCACCCCCTGCAGCACCTTGCTCTCCGCGTGCGGCGCCGCCAGCAGCAGGTGGTCGGAATGACCGTGGAGGTCAATGAACCCCGGCGCCAGCGCCAGCCCCGCGCAGTCGAGCACCTCGTAGGCGCACGCGCCCTCCGCGTCCCCGACCAGGGCGATGCGGTCGCCGGCGACGCCGGCGTCGGCCACCACCGGCGGCGTCCCCGCGCCGTCATAGACGGTGGCCCCGCGGAAAAGGAATGTCAGGTCGCAAGCCATATCTCCGTTATCCTCGCGCCGATGCAGCGGCCCCAGCCTATTCAACGCTGTGGATCGCCGGCCCCGCGACTGACATATTGCTCTTGCGGCTGCCCCCAGAAGGCGCCCTTCAGCAGGTGCCGGATCTGCCCGCGCTGGACGATGCGATCGTAGTTGTCGGCGCAGAAACGGGCGATGCCCGCGGTCTGGGCCGCGGTCGTGATACCGGTGTACACCGCGAACGCCGATCCCCACACCGAGGGCTGCGGCCAGCGCTCGCTGGCGGCGACGAAAGCTTGCGCTCCGTCGTCCCACAGGCCGACGAGGCCCGCGCGCACCCGCTCGGCTTCCGCGCGCCAGGGGGCCGCCCGACCGTCGTCGCCCGCCGCCGCGAACATCTCCGCCAGCTTGCGGCAGGCGTCCCACAGCAGCACCGAGCTGAACTGCTCGTCGCCCATCAGCGGCACGCAGTCCATGAAACTGTACGGGCGGAACCGCCTCGGGTCGGCGATGGTCACCAGGCCGTTATCGGGGTTGCGCGGCACGAAGCGCAGTCCCCGCTCCAGGGCCTCGGCGGTGCGCAGGAACGGCTCCAGGTCGTCGTGCAGCCTCCAATACTGGTGGCAGACGATGACCATGAACGGCGACTGATCGGTGGAGCCGTGCGCGCTGAGCTGGTCATCATCGGGGCCGGGCGAATAGATGCCGACGCCGTCGGCGCGCACGCGGTCGGGCATGCAGCCGTCCGCGCGCTGCGCCGCCGCCAGCAAGCGGTAGCCGTCGCGCAGTTCCTGGCGCGTGAACGCCTGGGGGCTCCCCTCGATGGCGTAAGACCAGTCGCGCACCCAGAACGCACGGTACCATCCGCTCGCATCGGGGGTGAAGATGCGCACGCCGTCCTTGCCGACCGCGGATCCGGCGCGGATGATGCGATCCGCCTGGGCGCCTAACCATGCTTCGTCCTCGTCGAGCCGGGTCTCCAGGGCTTGCCCCAGGTGCTCGCTGCGAGCCGCAAGGTGCGCCCGCAGCCGCCGCACCCCGGCCAGGGGCATGCTCGCGCTGGCGACGTAGTCGGCGACGCCGCGCGCATCGCGGTTGATCCACTCGTTGATGCCGGCGGCGCGGAAGTCCGCCACCGCGGCGCAGAATGTGGCGGCGGCGCGTTCCACATCCACCCGCATCAGGGCGTCCATGAACCATGCCAGCGGCGTCGCCCAGTAGCCGCCGTCCTGGTAGCGGCCGTCGTCTCTGAGCGCGGACACGTGGGTATTTCCCACTGGCAGCATGCCTCCCCATCGGCGTCGTTGGGTCATTCCCGCTGATCCGGCGCGGCTCCTCTCGCGTTTTGCCGCCGCCGCGCGGGCCTGGTATAATAACTTTCGCCATGAACGACCCCGACACCCGCACGGCTGACGCGGAGGGTTTGGCGCGCGCGCGCCGCCTGGTCGAACGCCGCCTGGAGCGCTACCTGCGGCGCAGCCGGTACCGGCTGTTCCCCGACGAGATGGTGGTGCGCAGCCTGGTCACGCGCCTGGCGCGCAACCTGCTCGAGCGTGGGCGGCAGTACTGCCCCTGCCGCAAGGTCGCGGGCGACCGCGACGCCGACCGCCCCAACATCTGCCCCTGCCGCAGCCACCGCGACGAGATCGCCCGCGACGGGCACTGCGAATGTCGGCTGTTCGTGAGCCAGGAGTTCGCCGAGCGGCATGGAAGGATACAGGCCGCGGATGAACGGTGATCGGCAGGACCAGACAATTCGGAAACCTATGGGAGGAGACAACATGGCACTCGCGATTGGGGACCGGGCGCCCGCTTTCAACCTGCCGGGCGTGGACGGGCGCAACTACGCGCTCGCGGATTTCGCGGGCAAGCGGGCGCTCGCGATCATCTGGTCGTGCAACCACTGCCCGATGGTGGTCAGGTACGAGGATCGCATGGTGGAACTGCAGCGCGACTACGCCGACCGGGGGGTGCAGGTGGTCGCCATCAACTCCAACGACGTCGCCCGCTACCCCGATGACAGCTTCGAGCGCATGGTCGAGCGCGCGCGCGAGAAGAGGTTCAACTTCCCCTATCTGCGCGATGAAACTCAACAGGTGGCGCGCGCCTACGGCCCGGCGGTGACCCCGGAGGTGTTCCTCTTCGACGCCGAGCGCAAGCTGGTTTACCACGGTCGCATTGACGACAACCCCGATGATCCGTCGGCGGTGCGCCGCCGCGATCTGCGCGAGGCGCTGGACGCGCTGCTGGCGGGCGCGCCAATCGCGACCGCCGAGACCAACGCCGTCGGCTGCGGCGTGAAGTGGAAGTGACCTGCGGGCGGGGCAACAGCGGACGCAAGCCGCCCATTACCACTACAAACTTATCCGCCGCGGCGGAATCGCCGCCGGCGGACCTACTCATGTCCCATCACTGCAGCAGCAGATTGGGGACTTGACCCCACCGAACCGCAAAGGAGCGTTGCCGTGAGTCTGCCCGGATTCGACCCTGGAGTGAGCTTTCTTCCCTTGCTGTCAAATGCGGAGACCCGCTCGATCTCCGCCGAGAACCCGACCGGGGCAAAGGCCGCTGGAGCGCTGGAGTCACCGGATGCCTCGAGCGCCGGCGCCGACCTCGGCAAGGGCTGGAAAGTGCGACCGTGCATCACCTTGCCCAAGGAATCAACCTGCACCCTCGCCGAGATCAAGGGGCCCGGCACGATTCAGCATATCTGGATAACCGTCGCGGCGAAGGCGTATCGTGATTGCGTGCTCCGCTTCTATTGGGATGGTGAGGAGACTCCGTCCGTTGAAGCGCCCCTGGGTGACTTCTTCGCCAACGGTCACGGCCTCCGCTACAACGTCAGCTCGCTGGTGGTGGCCGTCAATCCCAGTGGCGGTTTCAATTGCTATTGGCCGATGCCGTTCCGTGAATCGGCCCGCGTGACCATTGAAAACCAGCGCTGGGAGGACATTGCCGGCTTCTTCTATCAGATTACCTACGCTCTAGGCGAGGTCCCGCCGGAGGCCGCCTATTTCCATGCGCAGTGGCGCCGCAGTGTGACCCCGCGGGAAAAGCCCGAGCATGTGCTGCTCGAAGGCGTCGAAGGCAAGGGCCACTACGTGGGGACTTTCCTGGCTTGGACCCAGCTCGCCAACGGCTGGTGGGGAGAGGGCGAGATCAAGTTCTTCATTGACGGCGACGGCGAGCACCCCACCATCTGCGGAACCGGGACCGAGGACTACTTCGGCGGAGCCTGGGGGTTCGGAGACACCTACTGCACGGCTTTCCTCGGCTATCCGCTGTGGCGGCGGGAGCCGGGGGAGGTGCCGAAGCATGGGCTGTATCGCTGGCATGTACTCGACCCGATTCGCTTCCGCCAGGACCTACGGGTCGCTATCCAGGCTCTCGGCTGGTGGCCGAACGGGAGGTATCAGCCTCTAGCCGATGACATCGCCTCCACCGCCTTCTGGTATCAGGCCGAGCCCCACGCTGGATTCCCGGCTTTTCCTCCGGCAAGCGCACGCTGGCC
The sequence above is drawn from the Armatimonadota bacterium genome and encodes:
- a CDS encoding ferredoxin-thioredoxin reductase catalytic domain-containing protein, yielding MNDPDTRTADAEGLARARRLVERRLERYLRRSRYRLFPDEMVVRSLVTRLARNLLERGRQYCPCRKVAGDRDADRPNICPCRSHRDEIARDGHCECRLFVSQEFAERHGRIQAADER
- a CDS encoding thioredoxin family protein translates to MALAIGDRAPAFNLPGVDGRNYALADFAGKRALAIIWSCNHCPMVVRYEDRMVELQRDYADRGVQVVAINSNDVARYPDDSFERMVERAREKRFNFPYLRDETQQVARAYGPAVTPEVFLFDAERKLVYHGRIDDNPDDPSAVRRRDLREALDALLAGAPIATAETNAVGCGVKWK
- a CDS encoding D-aminoacylase; this encodes MACDLTFLFRGATVYDGAGTPPVVADAGVAGDRIALVGDAEGACAYEVLDCAGLALAPGFIDLHGHSDHLLLAAPHAESKVLQGVTTEVGGNCGDSPGPMVETVRAEAQAALAEFDMKVAWETLGEFLDLLEQRGIGLNFACLAGHGNLRAAAMGYRRRPASPAEIRTMQELVTAAMRQGACGLSSGLIYPPGIAADAAELAAVCRPVAEMGGFYATHVRSEGARLLEAVEEALEVGRRAGCAVQLSHHKVCGEANWGLVERSLERLDAACADGMEVTADQYPYTATATALYVLLPEWAQEGGAEPTANRLQDEQVRRRAAAELKGRPRQDWERIRVSQVMSEECRWAEGLTMAEVARRLKLSAAEAVIELLVRERGHVAMVRFAMSEQDVERVLRHPAVMVGSDAAARATSGPLARGKPHPRAFGTFPRVLGHYVRERKTIGLSEAIRKLTSLPARRLGLEDRGIIRRGAYADLVLFDPDRIADRATYDDPIQPPAGIRGVWVNGRAVARDGELTGALPGRVLRGPGFVRG
- a CDS encoding glycoside hydrolase family 172 protein, whose translation is MSLPGFDPGVSFLPLLSNAETRSISAENPTGAKAAGALESPDASSAGADLGKGWKVRPCITLPKESTCTLAEIKGPGTIQHIWITVAAKAYRDCVLRFYWDGEETPSVEAPLGDFFANGHGLRYNVSSLVVAVNPSGGFNCYWPMPFRESARVTIENQRWEDIAGFFYQITYALGEVPPEAAYFHAQWRRSVTPREKPEHVLLEGVEGKGHYVGTFLAWTQLANGWWGEGEIKFFIDGDGEHPTICGTGTEDYFGGAWGFGDTYCTAFLGYPLWRREPGEVPKHGLYRWHVLDPIRFRQDLRVAIQALGWWPNGRYQPLADDIASTAFWYQAEPHAGFPAFPPASARWPR